From the Manis pentadactyla isolate mManPen7 chromosome 15, mManPen7.hap1, whole genome shotgun sequence genome, the window GGGTGCACGGGCCTGCTTTCCAGGCCAATTTCCTCTAGCTCGCCACGGTAAGGGGTGGTTTCACCACTGGTCCCAATGTCTGCAGCCGGTCTTTGTCCTGGAACCCAGAGCCCACGTGCTCCTAGGGTGGGGCCCCGAGGCTCTGGATTCAACCCGCCCTAGGGTGGGGCCCCGAGGTTCTGGATTCAACCCGCCCGGGGCCGCAGGCTCGGCGTGTGGGGAGGCGGTAGGTAGCCTTAAGCGGCCGCCTCACCCCCAGCTGGCCCTGGGCGCGCGCCCTTTCGCCCTGGCACTGTTCCGGCCACGCTGTGAGAAGGGGCAGGGACGTCGGTCCCGAGCGTCCAGGGCCTTGCAACCGGCGTTACGTACAGAGTAGCCATTAAGAGTCACGGGACGCCAGCCTGGCCTCCTGCTGCCCCCTGGCGGCCAGTGCGTTCACTGCAGGGCAGAGGCGCCCCGCGCGGCTCTCTTGtaggggtgggaagaaaagaacgGCGACTGCAAGGCAGCCCGGGCTCCTCAAGGGAGGACTAGAAGGCTCCTTCCTGCCCCGATCCTGAGGAGTATCCCCTGAGCAGCGTGCTGGGGCAGCCAGGTCTGAGCACTTGGTGGAAAACCTCCTGTGGGTCCCCCGGCGTTGGGGTTGGGGTAGAACACGAACCTACGGGGAGGGAGACCTGGCACCCTGCAGGCCACAGTCGGAAGGCCGCCCCGAACGGGTTAGCCCCGCACTTTGCAAACTTTTCTTAAAAGAAGCGTAACCTTTCCCCCACTCCTAATGAAATCCTACTCAGAGGCCCATACTATGAACTCATGTAAGGAATGCtgctgtggagggccgtgaggaAGGGCCAGTTGCCAGGGGTCCCTAAGCATGAAGGGCAGGGGGCTTTGCTTAAAGGCCCTTTGGGAGGTAGGAGGTGGATCCGGGACCGAAACTGGAATGCAGAATTCAGAATCCAAGCGTCACACAGCACGGCTGCGGGTGGGaagtgggaaggaagaataattaATGATGGTGGACCCGCCACCATGCTCCTCTGGTAAGGGCGCATGATGAGGAATGGTGAGTTGGGGGCCTGCATGACAGAGAGTGGAAGCCCAGGTGAGCGGTAAGGATGGGCCTGGCCGTGCCATGCAGTGACCCTCTACCTGGAGGGCTTCCGCACCGCCTTCACACCCATCTCAGCCACGTGCCTCCTCCCTCTTGCTGGCCTCCCTGGTCTCCATGGCCAGCACTGGGGCCCTTGCTCTGTGGCCTCCACTAGCTCTCTGCCCTCACCTCTGCCTAATCTTTAGCACTCTGCCCACTGTACTTGGAGCTACTGGTGAGGGGCAGAGCTCACTGGTCCAGGCAGGACCTTACTCGTGAATAATTTCGGTCGAATGGATGATGTAAGTGAAACAGTAAGGAAAGAAGTTGTTTTATGCCTGTGTTTATATGGTTTATACATTTTCATCAGCAGACATCCATCCAGGTGCGTTCTAGTGCGGAAAGAGAAATTCCTTCAAATGCTGGGGGGCTTTGAGCGCCGTCTCAAGTAGAGGTTGGTTGCTCTCCAACTGCCCACCAGAGGGCGCTTCAGCCCCCGCAACTATAAACCCGGGGGCTGGAGTTTGAGATCCGGCTCAGGGGATCGACCCTGGTCTCAGTATTGGTCCACCTAGTGCAGAGCTTCCTCTCCCCTCGGCGTGCCCCTCGGCCTCGGGGAAGAGCACTGTAGAATTTGATATTTGCTGGCCAGGGTCCCTGGGCTGGGGCACCTGCGGCTGTCTGGATCTTTTTGTGGAGCAAAGGTAGGAAAACCACCGGCTAAACTGCTTGGGGTTTGTGGgatgaagaggaagaaggaaatatgCCATTGGGACTTGCAGGGCCTCTGATTCATGATACAGTGtctgattttgtttatcttttattttggtagaatacacataaaattaacccttTCAAcgaagtacattcacagtgttgtgcgcCTATCACCGCTATCTGGCATCAGGacttttcatcacccccaaaggACCCCTACCCATAAGTGGTCACTTCCCATtgcatcccccacccccagcccccggaAGCCACTCATCTGCCTTCTGTCTCTATGCATTTGTCTCTTTGGGATATATGatgtaaacagaatcatacagcatgtggcctttgtgtttggcttctttcacctagtgtaatgttttcaaggttcatccatgttctaTGTATCAGTCagcacttcatttctttttattggcaACTAGTATTCCACTGTGGGTGTAGCacattttgttctcccagcttctgacggacacttgggttgtttgcACCATTTGGCTTTTAGGACtaatgctactgtgaacattAGTGTTCAAAAATATCTGTTTAAGtctctgttttcaattttctcagttatatacctaggagtggaattgcggGGTCATATGGTAATGCTATATTTAACCTTTTGGCAGACTGCTGAATTGTTTTTCTACAATGGCCGGCACCATTTTCCATTGCTATCAGCAATAATTGGgggttccagtttcttcacaccctcaccaacatttattattttctgtggtTTTGTTGTTAGATCCGTATGTATGTGTgaagtggcatcttactatggttttggtttttatttccctaatgagcactgatgctgagcatcttccaGTTGGTCTCCCAGACTCCAGTCTTGCCCCCTTCCCCAATCTGTCCACTGAGCAGCAGGCGGAGTCCTTCCAAAACGCAAGTGTGATCCTGTTTCCCTCACCACTGAGAACCCTCAGAACCCCCCCCACCCACTCTGCCTGGACTAGAATTCACGTCCCTGCCCTCAGTGTCCTCACGACACACATTTAGGGGCTCCGGCCCCTAGAATATTCTCCCAATTGCTGAAATACACTTCTCCTCAAACCTTTGCAGCTGCGGTTCTGTCAGCCTAGAACGTCCTCCTACGTGCTGCTCCACCCACTTCCCTCAGCAGTGCCTTCACGTCTCAGACCTCACAGACCTCCCACTCTGTTCACACCTGGGTGGTGTGCCCCTCTTTGTGCTCCCCTGTCCCATTCCACTCTGATTTGTAGTGGCCAGTTCAACCCAAAGACCCCGAAACCCACAAGGGTCAAGGTCAGGTCTGTCGGCTCAGCCTGGTAGCCTCAGAGCCCAGCACAGCCGGGACTCGTGAGAGTTGATGGCTGGCCACTGGGAGGGAAAGGTGACGGGTGACTGGGTGGATAATGAGATACGTTTGATTTCTGGGTCCAGTTGTTTCTTCTGCCTGAAGCTCCTTCACCCTGGTTCAAGCATTTTTGCTCCCTGCAGTTGGCCACATGCACCTGAATCTCAACCGTGGTGCATGCAGCTGAGGACAGTGAGGCCAGACTGGCTTTCCCTATCTAGGCTATAAATTCCTTTCTATGTTGTGATCATTTCCTCTTCTCATCTTAAACTAAGTTCCTTCTTCTGTGTCCTTGGCCTCCACTGTTTCAAGAACCACAGGGGTCTTCCTTTGTTCCTTCGGTCCCCCCATCCCCAGCCTCTTGAGTATGTCCCGCCCGTTTCCCCTCTACCCTCTGCTAATCACGATGGCAGTTTCCCTTCTCTACAAACCTACGCCAGTGGTGTCTAACCTTAACTCCTGTTGGAATCACAGTGGGATCTCTGAAAAACCCGGATGCCCAGGCCACAATCCTACTGCTTAAACAGTAatcggggtgggggagggtggggcacAGATTCCCGAACattggtattttttaaagcacCCAGCTGACCTTACTCTGCCTCggtgtttgagaaccactgttctttCTCCCTGGCTCTGTGCCCAGCAGGCTGCCCCCAGGCTTGCTTCTGTTCCAGGGTCTCAGTTGAGTGCTCTACACCCGCACCTCATCTTTTCAGCGCCCGACTATTCAATTCTCAGCGGTCTAGTGTCCTCTGCCTGTTTAATGAGATCTTGGGTGAGTTGCTGCAAGGTTCTGACCCCCTGAGTTAATTATCCTATTTCCAAACTGGGGATGAAATCTATGCCTATATGCTTCCCTGTTGTTCCCTGTGATGATCAAAACAGTAATTCATCAAACACAGATCGTGTGCCAGATGGGGAGTTATGTGTGTATCAGGACCAcccctcttttccctcctctgaACTAGAGCTCCCCAAGGACTGGGGCCAGGTCTTAGCCTGATCTCTGGTCCCTGGCACCCTGCTGAGAGTACCTGGGAGCATATACTTGATACATAAGTGGGCAGGGAACAGCATCCTGAGAGAGGGAAGAGCATGAGTGAAGTGTGAGGGCAGAAGTACAGTCAAGTACGTTGGGGGTTGGGTTTAGGCACAATCAGAGGAAAAGTGAACACCTGCTGGGCCTGGGTAGGGGCAGTTGTTAAATACCAGGCTAATGATAATATCAGGCATTATCTGGAAGGCCACAGGCAGCCATAAAAGTTTTGGGGAAGAAGGGTATGTAAATGAGGGGGAAGACAGGAAGGGAGACAGCTTTGGAGAGTAGAAGTCAGGTGGTAAAggatttctcttaagagcagcCACCTCAGGACTTCTGCTTCAGACGAAGGCGGCCAGAGAAGAGAAGGAGCGCACAGCACAGAGGGGGCGTTGCGGGGGAGGGGCGGCTAGTGGCAGGCGAGGGGGGTGAGCAGAGCAGGACAGGATCCAGCGTCGCCGCCccttcccctcctgccccagAGAGACCGCCACACAGACAGGTTAGCCAGTGCTTCCCAAATGGGGTGCAGACCGGCCGCAGCGGCCTGGCTCGCGCCTGGGACCTTGTTAGAAATACAGCATCTTGGGTCCCACCCCAGGCCTGCAGAATAGGATCTCTGGGGGTGGGCCCAGCACTGTTTTAATAAGGCCTCCAGGGGATTCTGACCAGGGCCCAAAGGGACGGCCCGCTGGGTAAGTCAGCTGCAGGTAGAAGGGCTTCCCTGGTCTTCACTCCGAGAGATGAAAAGATCACCGAGCCAGGCTTGGCTCAAGCCAGACCAGGggcaagaaatggaaaaacagcCCTTCCCCCCTCCCATAATCACCCCTACTGGCATCAGCCCAAAGCCAGCCTTCATGAGCAAAGGGGATTCACCCGGAGGTGAGAATGTGGGTACAGCTCAACCCGGCTCTTCATCTTCAAACACTGGCTCTTGAGGGGCAGCCTGAACCCCATCCCAAAACTACTCCATTTTGCCTCCTGCCATGGTTTGGCTTGGCAGATCCCTGTCTTAGCCCTCACCCAAGGTGCAAGGGGTAATGGGAAATGGCAGCCCTGCAGGCTGTGTTGTGGCCATGCCCAGAAATCAGCAGCTGTTCAGGAACAGACACCTCACCCAGCTTCTGACCCAGGACTTGATTATTCAATTAGGCTAAAGTTTAAAAATAGCAGCAttgcgggggtggggtggggtacagGGCAGCGCCTGGGTCTGGAGAGAGGGTCTAGGCTTGGAGGTGGGGCTGGGTTCTTAGCGCTCGCTGGCGCTCAGCTCTGCTGACTTACATCTCCAGGGTTTGGCCTGCCTTCAGAAGTGAGTTTCATGCCATAGCGATGGGTGAGTGCTTATCTTGGTGGCATGGTGGACCCCCAACTCTGGGGGTTGAGCAGAAGGGGATCTGTGATGTTGACTCTTAATTCTAGAaagccttgtcttgttcttggGGTGAGAAGCTTTCCCCAAGTCCCACGCAGGGGCCTGGGCATCTTGCCCATCCTCATCTACCCGGGCTCTTCACTTGCGCCTTCACCAGGGCCCAGCAGACCCCGTGTCCCAGTTAAAGAAGGCTGATGCAGGTCGGGGAATTTGTTAAATTACTTAAGTAACTCGGAATCATGAGGGTGCCAGATTATCATTTGGGGGAAGGTGAGAAAGAAAGGACTTGGTTGAGAAAAAGGCTCAAACTCCACTAATTTTTAATTTAGGTTTAAATAGCCACAGATGTGCAAAAAATACCCAACTTATGCAGCGACAAGTCTCCCAttcttgcctattttttaatttccattcCTAAAGGCAACTGCTCTTCCTAATTTCTTATGTGCAtacaaacatatgcaaaaataagtTCTAATTTCCACCCTTTTACACAAAAGCGGCATGTTATGCACATTGTTCTGGACCTTGAATCCACCTCTGACCCCAGTAGCACTCCTTGGAATTTTCCATGTCTGTGCATCTTTGTTATTTTCAACAGttgcatagtattccatggtgtgCATATACTGTAACTTACCCACCAGTCCCCTCCAGTGGTCACTGGGTGTGTCCACTCACCTGTTATCACTAATAGTGCTCTAATACTTTAGCTTATACATGTATCATTTTGTATATGTTTAAGTAGGATCAGTTCCTAAAAGGGGAAGTGCTAGGTCAGAATAACTGTGGTAGATATTGCCTTCCTTCCTCTGATGGGGAGGTGGGAAGAGACCGTTTAGAGCCAGATAGAGTGGGGTTTGAACCTAGTCTCTGTGCTTTCAAGTTATTTGCTTATCTGCTCTgaccttcaatttttaaaatctgtaaaatgTTGGCCCACACAGTTGAGAAGATGAAATGGAATCAGCTGTGTAAAGCATTCGGTTCAGGGCCAAACATAGAGCTCAGAGTGTCGGGAGTGGGGGACTCTGGCCATACTGCCCTCGCACCTTCCCAAGGACGGGCAACCTGGGTTCTCCGGGACGTCTCCGAGCCGAGGATTGAGCCTGGTCATCGAGGTACTGGTTCCAGTTGGAAGATCCCTGCCCCAGCCTGCCGCTGGTTTTGTCCCTGAGGCTCCTGGTAGGCCCCGTTCATGGGACTCGGGCCCTCCGCAGGACCTTCCGAGGGCTAGCTGTTCGGAAGCCACTTGGTCTGCCTTAGGTCCTCAAAGCTCTGGGGCCCAGCACATCCACAAATAAACACCCTCTctgccatttattgagtgtttgccACCAGCCATACCTGATTCTGAGTATGTTTCCCATGTGGTTCCATTCCGTTCTCAGAACTGTCCCATAGCGTAGGAGAGATTGATTTCTCCCTGTCACCCTCTTCATCATCATGCGGTGTTGCCCCTCCCCAGGAGAACGTCCCCTTCCCTCTTCGAGTTCTTCCGCACTGTCCCCTTAAAGGGGCGAGAGACCAGCATTGTGAGTGGGGTTTCCAGTTTCTATGTTTTATTTACACTGGAGATGAGCCTTCCTTTGAGAAGTTTTTGGCTGGATTAAGGGGTGGGTGTGACTTTATAGGACTGGAAATGGAGTCTGTGTCTAGAGGGAAAAACATAACATCAGTACTAACATCTCAAAACACCTGCGTGAAATTTTCACCCTTACCACCATCTCTACCAACATTTAGTATGAGAAGTGAGTCAGTATCTGAGTTTTTGAATGTTTTCGCCAAGAGGTGGTCTCTGACCCTCCTAAATGGACCCCAAACAATGCATCTGCATATCTacctctgttctctctctcttgctaCAGGGGAGCAGGACGATTCGGGAGCCCAGGATCTGTTTGCTGGGCTCATTTCTCAAGCTGTAGACCCAGGTGGCTCAGGCCCGCAGCCCATCCGAGAGCAtgagtagaaggaaggaaggggactCGTTCAGCATACTCAGAATCTACGatgagcaggaggagaggaggagtGTGCTGGAAAATGCTGGCATTTCCTTCCAACCTGAGCCTCAAGTGCAGCCCCAGCCAGAGGGAGCAAGCAGGGTGCACCAGCAGCCCGCGGGTTCCCCGAGGCAGCGAGGCCCGGTTTATCAGGAGATGAGCACCGTGACTCCCCAGCAGTGGGCGCTGCAGGCCTTAGACAAGTCCACGCTCCAGGCCAGTTGGCTGTCTGAGGTGGAACCGGGAGAAGAGGCTGAGTTGGGCCCCAGGTGGGTCTTGCTTGAGCAAGACTGGTGGGGGTGGTGCACAGTCCTGGGGCGAGGGCCGCACAATGAGCTCTCCATTTCATGTGCTGTCTCCTCCCTCTCCTTGCCACTCCTCTCCATGTGTCCTAGCCTCCTGCCAGGACCCAAGTTTGGTAAGTCCCAGCTGGGACAGGGTGCGTGGGGCGGGTGGTGACCCAAGCCTGGGCCTGAGATGGGGGACAAGGTaggaggcctggggtggggggagcagccTGCTCCCTGCCTGCATCCTGTGACCATGTTGCTGCCGGATGCCCTGTCCGCAAGTGGGTGGGCATTATGTTTCCCTGTAGGCCAGCCTTGCCCTTCGCCTCCTCGTCATGAAGATATCTGGGCATTCCTCAGAGCAGTTGtaagtgtcttgtttttttaacttgAGATCTTTCCCTTCCCCACTACCCCCAAACAAGAAGCTGGTAGGAAGAACATGAGAGCGTGTGACGTGTCCacactctccttctctctcctgtgGGTGATGGGCGGCCTGCACCTCCCTGCTTCTTTGAACTAGACCGCCCTCCTTCCCCCGCCCGGTGTGTGGGGTCTTCAGCTCGGTGTCACGTCTCCTAGAACTGCATCCTGGGGGGCTCTGAGGCTGCTCTGCTCTCATTGCTAGCCCTCAGACTGTCCAGTGTGACCCTATTTATCAAGGAGGTGCCCTGGTGGGCACCATCTAGGCTGGTGCAGAAAGATGGCAGTGGTTGGGGGACCTCGCCCAAGGATGCAGTTCTGCAGGGtaggggtgggagtggagggcaACTGGTGGATGAATGGTTAGTTGGTCAGAGGACAGGGGCAGGCTGTCCCAGTGGGTGGTGGTCTTTCTTGGCACCCACCTTCTCCTGTCCCCAGCCTTCTGTGCCAGGTGTGGTCAGTCAGAGTACCCCACGTGAGTCCTGGAAAGTTGGCAGCCTCCACCACGGAAAGAAAGTCTATGCTGTAGCCATCAGCAGCTCGACTCACCATGTGTACACCTGTGGCCACGGCTTTATCAAAGTGTGGGATAAGTGTGCTTGGCATGCCTGGGACAGGCCCCCTCAGGCCCAGCTGAACTTGCAGGTGAGAGCTGCTCAAGAAGGGCTTGGTGAACCCAAATGTGAGACGGAGCCTGTGCCGCGAGGAGATGACAGGGAATGTAAACTGTTCCTGCAGGATCATCAGAACTGCATCCTCACCTGCAAGCTGTTCCCGGATGAGCAGCACCTGATCACTGGGGGTCTTTCCCGGACCCTGACTCTTTGGGATCTGGCACCCACCCCCCGCATCAGGGCCCAGCTGGCCTCCACGGGCCTCATGTGCTATTCTCTGGCTATCTCCTCCAATGCCCAGATCTGTTTGGCATGTTTCAAAGGATTTGTTGAGATTTGGGATTTGCAGAACCAGATCTTGATCAGGTATGACCCCGGGGAGGGCTTGATGGTGAGGCCTTTGGGAAAGGCCATGTCCCCTTCTGGCCCTCACTTTCCCTTCTGTGCAGGAGGACTAGGTGagtcagcacagagaatatatCTGGGGTCCTCTGGGCTTCCTGGGCCTGAAACTTGTGGGGTCCAACCAATGCATGAACCTTTGAGTTGTTTTCCTATCAGGAGGCACCAAGTCCCCACATATGGGTCTCGATGTGTGGACATCGCAGGCAATAAGTTCTGGACAGGAGGTGAAGATGCCAGCTTGTATTCCTGGGACCTGAGGACCTACCAGAAGTTGCAGGAACAGTATTTACAGCATGAGGTGC encodes:
- the TLE7 gene encoding transducin-like enhancer protein 7, whose protein sequence is MSRRKEGDSFSILRIYDEQEERRSVLENAGISFQPEPQVQPQPEGASRVHQQPAGSPRQRGPVYQEMSTVTPQQWALQALDKSTLQASWLSEVEPGEEAELGPSLLPGPKFGQPCPSPPRHEDIWAFLRAVPSVPGVVSQSTPRESWKVGSLHHGKKVYAVAISSSTHHVYTCGHGFIKVWDKCAWHAWDRPPQAQLNLQDHQNCILTCKLFPDEQHLITGGLSRTLTLWDLAPTPRIRAQLASTGLMCYSLAISSNAQICLACFKGFVEIWDLQNQILIRRHQVPTYGSRCVDIAGNKFWTGGEDASLYSWDLRTYQKLQEQYLQHEILSIAHDPSEEYLLVGLSTSDIVMLHTHRREKFKAVVHKYIHHHNLKFASSGSYFVTTMDESIHCLAAPSLQRLFQIEESTEILCCDVSSNNQYLVTGSKNSASVYQLLY